Proteins co-encoded in one Nicotiana sylvestris chromosome 7, ASM39365v2, whole genome shotgun sequence genomic window:
- the LOC138873260 gene encoding uncharacterized protein, giving the protein MVGEMVLLKFSPMKGVMRFGKKGKLSLRFIGPFKVLRRVGEVAYELALPPSLAGVHPVFHVSMLWRQDCQLRSKKISVVKVQWMGQAVEEATWESDEDMQSRYPRLFVTSGVNLNPFEDKHLFKRWRM; this is encoded by the exons ATGGTTGGTGAGATGGTTCTCTTGAAAttctcgccaatgaagggtgttatgagattcgggaagaagggcaagttgagcctaaggtttattggcccatttaaggtgttgaggcgagttggggaggttgcttatgagcttgccttacccccCAGCTTAGCGGGAGTTCAcccagtttttcatgtgtctatgctttggAG GCAAGATTGCCAGTTAAGATCCAAGAAGATTTCTGTGGTGAAGGTCCAGTGGATGGGCCAagcagtcgaggaggcgacctgggagtctgatgaggacatgcagagcagatatccacgcTTATTCGTCACTTCAGGTGTGAATCTAAACCCTTTTGAGgacaaacatttgtttaagaggtggagaatgtaa